Proteins encoded in a region of the Anopheles aquasalis chromosome 2, idAnoAquaMG_Q_19, whole genome shotgun sequence genome:
- the LOC126570697 gene encoding polycomb protein Sfmbt isoform X2, which yields MVAWETRKVEVRTKEKTVKICMLLAAHCFVKVYNAFNPVLPSMNPQDLSTMVWMAPITSALDENLANYYPLPSVPNAMESAQQPHALQDMSTLISEYNGHVTAIPTPTGIANIPSGATEHLTLTNQELFNLQQHQQHHHQQQQLLQQQLALGYGFIDQNGALASASGAAAVALGVTAQPPPATATLGSAAALAVGELQMLDDHNAESEMPVKGMDENATIAATGVPLAIGTDDTDGIPGVVDGELEHAQEPIMQPFGPYSQMIDSSGGSDYLSSSVTAQESLMHFKLMNDSQLLQGHFLDYDMSQDDGSNSSSSGGTIGTNNNNQYNEDASSSMVDGAKIGNGRKSRSTKIHHRPNDSDDLPPPYPSMYAVQMPERFAHKKIKPFKRPGLVLKTPIAYKGDIDPSVIPIERDGMAICEKCGAIGVKHSFYTKQRRFCSMSCSRSFESLRVFNPSPYRPGNGSKCSITDYGENKQHQTTCVGEIGEGTVSVPPDQLINEMDCASQGANGQIDCKESILLQQEQEELLQQKHQEAEQVQTIGHRFKMSVNNGEGSGPASGRQAAVFPTPSIVSTNVSNNSNNSSQDENLSLTSINSAATIAQEIIPQNEIPQLPSGDRLPSPCPQDDRINSIRRKPNEFHNSYDWTHSLSDRNFLAAPVTCFRHAPGYDMWPNVIVGMKVEVENTDCDVVQQPVLGGTPHSFWVASVLQICGYKALLRYEGFDAMESSKDFWVNLCSAEVHPVGWCATRGKPLIPPKSIKKPNPDWKEFLVKRLSNARTLPSTFYNKISDSFRSRFRVGLNLEVVDKNRISQVKLATINRIVGKRLYVRYYDSPPDDNGFWCHEDSPLIHPVGWATTVGHNLAAPDEYMERMNAASDQILEPNEDDATMDLFKTNFSFEEYCYDGRQTGFEENMKLEAVDPLNLSSICVATVMSVLKFGYIMIRIDSYDPDVNGADWFCYHEKSPCIFPVGFCAKNNITLTPPKGYDLGSFTWEQYLRDTGSRPATEDIFHREQIRQRFQVGMKLESADLMDPRLICVATISRVVGRLLKVHFDGWDDEYDQWLDSESPDIYPIGWCVLVGHKLEGPRILPKIPPTQKVSPKTTKKGIKRKKKLKTEPIGSHNEDCEFRAQPAPTTRTARIKKEQQHFEQQKQLSTTQLEYSAHLTVPPSYQQGYGDVSTTLLLNEHLNPAHGGLLPSSLQAFIKHEPNHDSSTTLLSGTSALGPIFDHSTGADSIYGDERTEDEDGESSSATGLPSTAPSSEIADNELEKIIPRLLNQDMMVVNSNSPDSSVVGSGMSSNSQTNSNGSSGSAATAPAFGITSSNQICPENWEVKDVATFLVINDCGVHSEQFVQNCINGKRLLELSKDDIITLLSLKVGPALKIFDLIQQLKCKIDPLKSRHLAKGGSKKFL from the exons atGGTGGCATGGGAAACACGGAAAGTTGAAGTGAGAACTAAAGAAAAAACAGTGAAGATTTGCATGCTCCTTGCTGCccattgttttgtgaaagTGTACAATG CTTTTAATCCAGTATTACCTAGTATGAATCCCCAAGATCTCAGTACTATGGTTTGGATGGCACCGATAACTTCCGCGTTAGACGAAAACTTGGCCAACTATTACCCTCTGCCCTCTGTGCCGAATGCTATGGAGTCCGCTCAGCAGCCTCACGCTTTG CAGGACATGAGCACACTGATCAGTGAATATAACGGCCATGTAACTGCCATTCCCACGCCAACGGGCATCGCAAACATCCCGAGCGGAGCTACCGAACACCTGACATTGACTAATCAGGAATTATTCaatctccagcagcaccagcagcatcaccaccagcagcaacaacttctACAACAGCAATTGGCTTTGGGCTACGGTTTCATAGACCAAAACGGTGCGCTAGCGTCAGCTTCAGGGGCAGCTGCAGTTGCTCTGGGTGTTACtgcgcaaccaccaccagcaacggcaactCTTGGTTCGGCCGCAGCACTAGCTGTTGGAGAATTGCAAATGCTTGATGACCATAATGCTGAAAGTGAGATGCCTGTTAAAGGAATGGATGAGAATGCGacaatcgcagcaaccggtGTTCCTTTGGCAATCGGGACGGATGATACTGACGGTATACCAGGTGTTGTCGATGGAGAACTTGAACATGCTCAAGAGCCAATAATGCAACCATTCGGACCGTACAGCCAAATGATTGATAGCAGCGGTGGTAGTGATTATTTATCGAGCTCGGTGACGGCACAGGAAAgtttaatgcattttaaacTTATGAATGACTCGCAGTTGCTGCAAGGCCATTTCTTAGATTACGATATGTCGCAGGACGACGGTtcgaatagcagcagcagtggtggtaCAATTGGCACAAATAATAACAACCAGTATAATGAGGATGCAAGCTCCTCCATGGTGGATGGCGCCAAGATAGGGAATGGGCGCAAATCACGTTCCACCAAAATACATCACCGTCCCAACGATTCGGATGATCTGCCGCCGCCGTATCCAAGCATGTACGCTGTACAAATGCCAGAGCGATTCGCCCATAAAAAGATCAAACCATTTAAGCGGCCTGGTTTGGTGTTGAAAACACCAATCGCATATAAAGGAGATATCGATCCTTCAGTGATACCAATAGAACGAGACGGGATGG CAATTTGCGAAAAGTGCGGCGCAATCGGAGTGAAGCACTCATTTTACACCAAACAACGGCGCTTCTGTAGCATGTCATGTTCTCGGTCGTTCGAATCGTTGCGAGTTTTCAATCCATCTCCGTATCGACCTGGAAACGGTAGCAAATGTTCCATAACAGATTACggtgaaaacaaacagcatcagACGACGTGCGTCGGAGAAATCGGCGAAGGTACTGTTTCCGTACCACCCGACCAGTTAATTAACGAAATGGATTGCGCCTCTCAAGGCGCCAATGGACAAATCGATTGCAAAGAATCGATTTTGCTGCAACAGGAGCAAGAAGAACTTCTTCAACAAAAGCACCAAGAAGCGGAACAAGTACAAACAATTGGCCATCGTTTCAAGATGTCAGTTAATAATGGGGAAGGAAGCGGTCCAGCTAGTGGCCGACAAGCTGCCGTTTTTCCTACACCGTCGATCGTTAGTACCAACGTTAGCAATaatagcaacaacagtagTCAGGATGAAAACTTGAGTCTTACCAGCATTAACAGTGCTGCAACTATCGCTCAGGAAATAATACCACAAAATGAGATCCCACAACTACCCAGCGGGGACCGGTTGCCTTCACCTTGTCCACAGGATGATCGTATCAACAGCATTCGAAGGAAGCCAAACGAGTTCCATAATTCGTACGACTGGACGCATTCCTTATCTGACCGAAATTTCTTGGCCGCACCTGTCACTTGTTTCCGCCATGCTCCTGGCTATGACATGTGGCCCAACGTGATAGTTGGCATGAAAGTAGAGGTGGAGAACACAGATTGCGATGTTGTTCAACAGCCAGTGCTAGGCGGAACACCACACAGCTTCTGGGTTGCATCCGTGCTACAAATTTGTGGTTACAAAGCACTGCTACGTTACGAAGGATTTGATGCGATGGAATCATCGAAGGACTTTTGGGTAAATCTTTGTTCCGCCGAAGTCCATCCGGTTGGATGGTGTGCGACACGAGGCAAACCACTTATACCTCCGAAAAGTATAAAAAAGCCAAACCCCGATTGGAAGGAGTTTCTTGTGAAACGTCTCTCGAATGCTCGCACACTTCCATCAACATTCTACAACAAAATCAGTGATAGCTTTCGGTCACGATTCCGAGTCGGTTTAAACCTTGAGGTGGTAGACAAAAATCGCATCTCACAAGTAAAACTTGCCACAATTAATCGTATCGTCGGGAAGAGACTGTATGTGCGTTATTACGACAGTCCACCGGACGATAATGGGTTTTGGTGCCACGAGGATTCACCCCTCATTCATCCGGTTGGTTGGGCCACCACAGTTGGCCACAACCTTGCTGCACCTGATGAATACATGGAGCGAATGAACG CGGCAAGTGATCAAATTCTTGAACCAAACGAAGACGATGCAACGATGGATCTGTTCAAAACGAATTTCTCATTTGAGGAGTACTGCTACGATGGAAGGCAGACAGGGTTtgaggaaaatatgaaattggAGGCTGTAGATCCACTGAACCTGTCTTCGATCTGCGTCGCAACGGTGATGTCTGTGTTAAAGTTCGGTTACATAATGATCCGCATCGATTCTTATGACCCCGATGTAAACGGAGCTGATTGGTTTTGCTATCATGAAAAGTCGCCCTGCATATTTCCGGTCGGGTTTTGTGCAAAGAACAACATCACACTTACACCACCGAAAGGTTATGACCTGGGCAGTTTTACCTGGGAGCAGTATCTGCGTGATACCGGCAGCAGGCCTGCCACCGAGGATATATTTCATCGAGAACAGATCCGGCAACGGTTTCAg GTTGGAATGAAGCTGGAATCCGCTGATCTTATGGATCCAAGACTTATTTGTGTGGCAACCATTTCACGAGTGGTTGGAAGGTTGCTAAAGGTGCACTTCGATGGTTGGGACGACGAGTACGATCAATGGTTAGACAGCGAAAGCCCCGACATATATCCGATCGGCTGGTGCGTACTCGTTGGCCACAAGCTTGAAGGGCCTCGTATTCTCCCGAAGATACCTCCAACGCAGAAAGTATCGCCCAAAACAACCAAGAAGGGtataaaaaggaagaagaaacttAAAACGGAACCAATCGGGTCACACAATGAAGATTGTGAGTTTCGTG CTCAACCTGCGCCAACAACCCGAACAGCTCGTATTAAGAAGGAACAGCAACATTTTGAACAGCAGAAACAGCTATCAACGACGCAGTTGGAGTACAGCGCTCATCTCACGGTGCCCCCTTCCTATCAGCAAGGCTATGGAGATGTTAGCACCACGCTACTTTTGAATGAACATTTGAACCCAGCACACGGCGGGTTGCTGCCATCGTCTCTTCAAGCTTTTATCAAACATGAACCTAATCATGATTCATCTACTACATTGTTAAGTGGCACTAGTGCCCTTGGGCCAATCTTTGACCATTCTACCGGCGCAGATAGCATCTACGGTGATGAGCGAACTGAGGATGAAGATGGAGAATCAAGTTCTGCCACAGGGCTTCCTTCGACCGCTCCGTCATCCGAGATCGCCGATAACGAACTGGAAAAGATAATTCCTCGACTGCTTAATCAAGACATGATGGTGGTCAATAGCAATTCTCCTGACTCCAGTGTCGTTGGATCTGGGATGAGCAGTAATAGTCAAACTAATTCCAATGGCAGCAGTGGTTCCGCAGCTACCGCACCCGCTTTCGGCATTACTAGTAGCAATCAGATTTGCCCAGAAAATTGGGAAGTTAAGGATGTAGCCACGTTTCTTGTGATCAACGACTGTGGCGTTCATTCGGAGCAGTTTGTACAGAATTGCATTAATGGCAAACGATTACTGGAACTGAGTAAGGATGATATCATCACGCTGCTCAGTCTTAAGGTAGGGCCCGCGCTCAAAATCTTCGATCTCATCCAGCAGCTTAAGTGCAAAATAGATCCGCTAAAATCACGTCATCTTGCAAAAGGTGGAAGCAAAAAGTTTCTATAG